The Populus alba chromosome 6, ASM523922v2, whole genome shotgun sequence genomic interval ATGTGCCACACACTAATGTTTCTCATATTACTCTTATAATGAATATATTATGAGATGAATTAATGACATCACATGGTTCATTTTATGTGTGGTGAGTTTATGAGAATAGGGTTATTATAAAGAGGTGGGGAGATTGAGGATTCTGAGCAATCGTACATGTTTATATATTTCGTAATATGGGGCTCTAGCTAGGGTTTGGATAAtaggtttttgtgtttttacagGATGAATATCTGTCGAATGTTGATATGCTCGCCGTCAGACCTTGAAAAGTGTGTAAAATTGGCTAACTTGATGCTGCCATCACTAAGTTTTTCCGTAATCTACTTGTCTAGAGTAGAAATGGGGATGGGGAATGGCTTTGCTGATCAACTTTCTAGGGTTTAGTCACTGTGGCCTGATGTACGTAGGGCAAGACCTGGTGCCCATGATGAATTCTGCGCTCGAGCAACCATCGATCTTTCTCATTACCAAGAATGATCAATCAACTTAAGGGGATGATTTCCCTAATAAAGAGTTTATTGGGTTAACAAAACTTAGCATCCAATCTACGATTGTCATCTGTATTCATCGGTTGGCTCCCGAGTCCTTTCGTGTGGGgaattcaattcaaaaacaaaaggttaATTACTTGCTGATCAGAGATTTGGGTCGGTATGGAGCAAAGATTGATTTAGATATTTCTTAACAGGTACTTGATGAACAAGGTAAGGCATATATATAGTATTCTTGTACAATGTACTGAAAAAGATTAGtttctgttgttgttgttgttgtttaccAGGATCGACTGGGTTTTGTCGGGCCAATTTCCTGACCAGTTTTTCATCAACCCAGTCCGGTTCCAATCCCAGATCCCAGGTCGACCTATCGGGTCAgaccgagttttaaaactatgattttagatcaaaaattgatttttaggtacaaaaaaaatcttgtttttccaGTCACCTAAATGGGTTGGATTTCAAGCTTAGCAGACGAcgcaccatttttttttttttaattgttggggCAAAAAACACATCGTCCAtcccattaaacttttaaaaattaaaaggcatgCGCATAAGCTGTAGCTTCACAGGCCAGGTGTTGGGCCTAGCATACCAAAACCAACAACATCTggcttaattcttttttttttctaaaatatatatattttttaattgatgccttattttatatgaatttttgaaaatatttttttaataaatgatttaattaatactCATTCTCTATgactgtttttcttttatttagcttttttttagattgcgattatttttctaatgatgacaagtatgtttaatttttaaagaggttgatatgatttatttgtgagtttttttatataaaaaaattatatagattgatttttttttaaaaaaaaaaagttaattttcgTATACCAGGTTTAATATGTGCAACTTTGCATAAtacttatttttcaattgttttcaacattgttttttagttttttgcctcattttttttattatattattaaattaaataaaatttaactcgGTTATCAAATTTATcttctttaaaaacataatgGTCTCCtgaacttttttctttctagttaaaaaaaaaatagagcttaGAAGTTTTATGAATAATGTATAAATAAGATCATTGAGACGTTTTATAAATAttgtacatatatattttttataatattataaagagtTCATCTTTTACATTgaattcttattgtttttttctctttatttgttttgatatcttattttataattatgttattaaattaactgaatTTATTAATCTCAtccaaatcaattatcaaaatattagattttttctttgaaaaatatttatatcattttaataatgtttttaccataaaaaaaattggtaagCTTGCAGCATGGCATAAGCCACctcataaatgataaaaataatatttttttttatttttttaattctcttttacaattttgtttttggaataaaTACAGgtgggactttttttttttttttcccatgtgGCAATTAGAGACCGTCACATTTCAATTGATCCTAATAACATTAtcatttcaaaatcaattgTCAAAAGAACTCGAAAAGAAAAATGCATAAATTAAAGATTGGACACTCAAACATATAGAAATAAAAGATTAGACACTCAAGCAagataaaaatcaaagattggacactcaaattgtaattttctcaTTTTGTTAATTTGTATAGAAATATATTACTAGAAGGGTAGATTTGagaaatacataaaatataattacaaattaTAGTACTTGTacatttttacaaaatagtttcttatcttttgctaactattattatattgttatttttaaagaaattaatctTCTTGCAATTTAaagtgttagaaaaaaaaatatagaaagaaaatgatgttgcgaacagtgaaaatgaaaaaggcTAGATTTTTACAAACTCTAAAATTAGTAGagagaattttaatttaataaactctGAAACCCAAGTTAAATTAACATAACTagtaaaatctaaattaaataaatatactaGACCTGATTAGAAAGAAAcccaaaaataacaaagaaaataattaaaagtcaAAATCAACAAGAGTTAGGGTATTAAAGTGTATAGTTTTAAATATGAAGGATCAAGTTATAACCATGTTCAAAACTGGGGGACTAAAGAATAATTTACTCAAAATTTTATCATCATATATGATAGGCCCGGGCCTCATAAAATAAAGCTAGATTCATGAAAATCTTCAAAGGCCTATTCGGCCCAGCACGACGAAAGTGGAAAGGCTTGATCAACGGGTCAGTTAAAacatactaattttaaaaaatcagttatATTTCCCGGGTCCAAGCTCAACGGCACAAAAAACATCAACCGAAAAACCCTGTCTGAAGCCCTAACAAGAAGTAGAGCTGGAAGAAGAAGGATACAAAACGATTCGTTTCAAATGTCCCAACATGCGTATTCTCCAACAAATCCATTCCGCAGTCCTCACGCTGTTCCTCCCCATCCCCAGCATCTCTTCTTGCTTTCCAAAACCCTTTCCTTTTCAGCTCTTTCTCCTATTGGAAGCATCGATTATGTGCGCAAAGTTTTAGCTCAAATCGCAAACCCAAatgtattttcttataatttaattataaggGGCTGCTTGTTGAGTTAAAACCCGTCAAAGGAACCCTTTAATTAGttcaagaagatggtcaaaagAGGGTATCCAAGTGCTAATTCGTAGCTTTTGCACTTAAAGTGTGCTCCATTTTAAtggaatttgaagaagtttaaCAGGTGAATGTCAAATCTTAAAATTCTTGCTGCATCCTCTGCATTTGGTGACCATGCAAGTCTGAAGCTTTGACATGTATCATAGGAAGGCTGTACTCTGGAAGGACAAGAACAGAGATATATACAATCGAGGAAACCAGAGCTTTTATCCAACAattctttttactattttttgtttggtactCCTGATATTTGAAATTCCTTTGGAATATGGAAAATCAGGCAACCGCTGTCTGTTCTGGGTGTGAATCACATCAATTACTGTGTCCATATATTTGAGCACTAAAGAATCCAAGTATGGCCCAGAAAACAACCACTGTTATAGTTAGGTGttctttatcatttttgttagttcattttaattatattcagCACATTGCAAATCTGTAAACATGAATCTGTTCAAGCTTGGAGTTATCTTTCGCTGCTAATCGGCCTTTATCTCCTCTATGAAGCATATGATGTCCTGTGCTTCGGATCTTTGGTGTTTCAGGCAAGCAAGTCTATGGATGCGAGTCAAGGGATATATAGTGATTCCTCGACTGGTGTTCTCTGAGACCTCGCTATTCATAACTGATTCGTATGCGCAGGCTGAAAATAGCATACAGGGAAATCAGTCCAAGCATTGAATCTGTCTGCTCGCTTTTGAGATCCTCAGAAGTGAGATCAAATGAATCCAGTAACCTATCTTTCCTTTCTGCTAtttacaatgttatttttttcctctataCTGTTAAGAAAAGCTACCTAAAACAGCGAGACGCAAAAACGCCCTTGGATGGATGTCAAAGTTCTGCTGTTTAAGAGCCCTACAAAGGTCTATATTTTATAGCATTggattgttaattttcttaatgCACATTCACATGGCCTCTGTTCTATCACATTTTTTGAGAAACTAATGGGCCTAGCAGCAATTTAATCTGGCAACTGATATAACAAAAAGGAAGCACGGtagaattataaaaagaaagtaaCTTTTATTGctgataaataaaatacaacagcATCGCTGGCCATTGGTTATTCAACAATGTGAGGGCTCTCTCTCACTCCATGTTATGCAATACAAATCCATCACTTTTGTAAGTCATACACCACCATCCCTACCTACTTGCAGGAAACCCTCCTAACAATGGTGACATTCCACTTGATATTAGTAACATGCCATTACTTAAATCTGCTTAAACCTGTATCTCCACAGGCCATCTGTACATTTCCTCTACTGGTACAGGCAGAGTCAGGGTAACTAGCCCAGTGGCAGAGTCATAATTGAAGTCGGTGAAAACATTGCCCACAGTGCATTTGAGAGGTCTTTGGGAAGAGTAAGCACCAAACCTTCCACACCCCCTGACTTTCAGGGCAATGGTTGCAGTTGGAGATCGGCTCTCACTGAGAGAAGTGGTCAGCTCTGAGGAGACTACACCATCAAAGTGCTCCGGTGACTTGTCAGAAGCCATTTGGATTTCAACCTGCTCCACAGCAGCTCCTGTGTTGAACATGTCAAGCAAGCCTATTGGTGCAAATGAAATGTTGGAAGTGATCTCCTGCACATGAATAGTTTGATCATTCAGTGAATCACAGATGTCTCATTAAACACAGCAGcaacaaagaaagaaaccagCTTGAGAAAGACTCGCATTGATAGGACAGAAATGGAAGAGTTCGTATTCAAGAACTTTCAATGTCACTGGCATTGAAGCACCTTTAGGCAACCGAACCAACTCCCCTGTAATCCAACAAagatatgatcatgttaacatgATATAAATCCGGAAGCTCAAAAGGCATTATTTACCAACACTGAAGAAAACTTTGCTTTAATCTACCGGAAATTGAAGATATTTAATGCACGACTTTAGAAGTTCACATTAAGGCTCAATTTCCTGCCATATAGAGTGGGCCAGGGCTAGTATATTAATGCACGACTGACATTTAGACTCCCTCTTCCCTTCtcgtcctcttttttttttttttttttccagagcAAATTTAGTATATTCATATTTTACAGGAAGGACTGGAAAGTTAATTACCTGATTTGTAGGCATAGACCACGGTCTCCCCATCCCAATTTGCACCAGCAACTTGAGCAATGCAGTCAACGTCGCTGGCACGAACAGAAGCAGTGAGGGTCCCCGGAGTTGTGTCATGAATGCGGGTCTTCTTCTCAATCTTGCACCAACCCGCACCTTGGCAGTTGAAGACACCAACCACACCAGTGCATTTGTTCACATTCCAGACCTTGAGTAAGCTGCAAAACATGATATTAAGAATGAGAATTTTAAATGGAGCATGCTTAAAACAGAGATGACTGGCATGCAAAGAGGAAAAAGCAACACACCTCATTCCATCTCTTGCTGGATCAACAAAGAGGCTGTCACGTGTTGGCCTGCCTGGAAGTTGAGCACGAAGGACAGATCCATCAGGGAGGACCAGCTTCCTCAATAGATCAAAGTTGTGGTGGCCTGGCTTATCACTGCACAGGATGGAAAGATAGTACATTTCCATGTCAGAAATTTGAGATATGTTTCATACATTCATGTCAAGATTAATAGGAAAcagaaattagttttaaaaaagaaaaatacctgACATAGATTGCACATCCACCAATAGCACGAGCTGCCCCATGATAATCTGCAGCCGGGTGTAAACTCTGCAACCATGGATTGCATGTTATAAATACGAAAACTATGTTGAAACTTTAGTTTCAGCCTCCCTATGggttatatataaacaaacaggataaaaaaatatatgatgggCTAACAGAAGGAGAATTAATTCATTTCCACTTACATGGAACATATCCCAGTCTGGTTGCATAAATTCTCCAAGGAATAGAGTGTTGTAAGCCACAGAGGAGATATGGATGGTGTGGGAAGCAGGATCCCGAGGATAGAAATCATCAGAAGCTCTCACTACAGCTGTCTGCTTGGTGCTATAGATTCCATCAGTGTTATGACACATGCAGGAAATACATCCATTGTCAGGGAAGTTTCGTGCAATTGAAGCCTCAAGTGCTTGTTGATAGCTACGAGTCAGAGAAACTCTTCCACCATGGCCAGCACCAAGGGTTTCAATAATGTTCTGAACATCAACTTTCACTCCATCAACTCCACACGAAGCTAAGTAGGCATGGAGCTCATTGTAGAAGTTGAAGACCTTCTTTGGATGCACCAAACCAAGGCCATGAACTGCTAGGCTGTCCATAACAATATCAGGTTGGTTGCCTAACACGCCAGGAGATTGAACTGGATAAGCCAGGGCAGTGTCATAATGCTCCATACCAGCAGCTGCTGGTTTAACTCCACCCCAATAACCAGCCAAAGCATGCCATGCATAAACATACCTgccatcaaaacaaaaaaaaaaaattaaagcaaagtgtgaagaaaaaaaactacactGTTTTCAGCTAATCCTCTTCCCTTCATCTCACGTATGCATGATGCCAATTTCCCTATCACTAAAAGGAATCATGGACAAACCTTCTGTATTAAGGTAAATGCACCACTAGCACAGCAGCAAATAGTTAACGATGAAATAGAACTAAGATTACTCACTTCACATTGTGTTGTTGCTTGGCATTGTCCACAACAAGCTTCAGTCCTACGGCCTGCTCATTCTTTTCACCATTCTTCTGGAATTTAGAGTTCTCCTTTATTCCAGTAAGCCTACTTGCAAATctgcaataaataaaattgcaaGCACTGTGTCTTTAGATATTATCaacaaaattacaataaaacgAAAATGGAGAAAAACTAATGCAGAAAAGTATCCCAGCTAATGCCCATTATGTCTATGGACACTTGGGCGGTCTCCatgtgtgtgtgcgcgcgcgcgcgcctGTGTGAGATAGAGAAAGAGAGCTCATACTGTGCTCCTTCTTGTACAACAGCATTAGCATCCTCCTTTGCTTTATTTTCAATCTGTTGCCAACCATCATCAATGATCAAAAATCGTGGAGGAGTCCCTCCCTCTGACAGACTGCATTTGCAATTGGAACACAATCCAGTCATTCAATCTCAGTATTTGGAGATCTAAGTCAACATTTCATTCACGATAGGATCTAATTGACTCTTTCATATTAATTCTGAATTACCTCTTAAGGCCTTCCTCGACACCCTCAGCGGTGACATCTGTGTAAAAGGCATCCCAAGTACACCAGCCAAACCAGTCAAGAAAAGAGGGCATCTGCACAAGATCCAACAGAACACAAAATAAGATTGAAAAGCACTTCAAAATTTTCTGCCCTCATGGTCAAATTTCTTGATTAAAAATTGAGGTAACATATgcaaaatgaaagaaacatgTAACGTACCCTTTTCTTCTCCCGATGAAGAAAGGTTTGCAAATGTTTTTCCACAGCCCTGTTTTCATGAAAGTTGTTAGGAAAACTGTAATTGCAGGCTAAAATTGAAACTCAATGCAAGTGCAGATAAAGATAAAGTCGAGAACTCACTTTACAGCTTGGTTTATGACTTCAAAAGGATTGGTCCCAGCATGCATGTAGACCAGGTGAAGGCCTTGGTTGGTTTCAACAGCACTATCGCCTGCAAAACCAAATCAACCACACAAAAAAACACATCGTTTCGGTTTCTTGCAAACTCGATCCTCTCTATCTATTTCTTCCAAATGAAAGGAACTCCAAAAAAACGATTCATCTGGATGGTGGAGTCATTGATTGGTTCTCCAGCCTGATAGTGTTCACATCAATGACAGCCCCAACCCAGAATTTCAGAATTAAGTCTCCTTCACTAGTGACCGACAGGATGAGACTGAATTAACAGTAGTTTCGACCATATGAAGTAGGGTAACTAATGACAGGTACAGCCCATAAGTCTGTGATGTGGTCTCAATAATGAGAGATTAGGCTCATGGGTGGGTACATATTAGCGTTGCACCGGACATTTTAATTGCCATAATCTACTCACCGCTCTCAAGGCAAATCTCCATCTCATTCCTGTCGTTGCCTTGCAGTACAGCACGGAACTGGCCTTCAAGCAGGGGAAGGAAAACAGTGTAGATTGTCTGTGCATCATCTTGATCAACTTCTTCACCACCACCCTTGCTTTCCACTAGCATGAATTGAGTCTCCAGTGGAATATCTTTCCCACACTTCCCCATTCTCTGGGTCATCCACCATAACTTGAATCGGAAGCAACACATAAATCGAAGATCCCTGCCACAAAAATTGAAAGTGAGCGTCTCCAAGAatgcaaaagaaagaaaaaaaaacgcataACCTAAGATCATCAGAAATGAAAGGAAAGGCTTAAAAATGCTTACTCTAAACCCCCAACAGGAAAAACATGGAGACTTTTGTTATGAGAAGCTGTAGCACCAATAAAAGCACCAGCAACAAGTCCAACACCAGAGCCAGGAGTCAGAACAATGTTATCAGGAACTCCAGTTAAAATTGTCTTCCCATGAACCACAAGGTTCCCATCATTGATTGAAATCATTGGTGTCACCGTCATTGTTGCTGTCTTACACTTAGTTACTgcacacccaaaaaaaaacacaaaacaaacataataagAAACCAAACCAAGGGTATAAAATGGTTGACTGCTAGATATGGACCTAAAGGGTTTGTGTGATTTTTGGATCGGAAGCTAATACGAGGAAAAAGGGTAATTCATGCGGATGCTAGTTTGATGGTTTCTACGACAATTGTTGTAACTTCTCCACTCCCTCCACTTCAACGAAGTATTACAAGGTATCCACTTCAGTTGTTGTTGGTCTCTTAAAATCCTCAGCatttatgtctttcttcctttctctcacttaaaaaaaaaaaaaaaaaaaacaaactagacACCAATTTTTCTTGCAGCCTTAATTTCCAAGAACtggttcaaaaatacaaagaatcaAATATAAGGGACTGTTAAGTATTTCccagaaaaataaatgttaaaatcaGTATTATAAAAATGGATGAATGTATATGACActgaaaaaaatccaagtttttGGAGTTTTGGGTTAGTCAGCGTTTCAAGTTTCGTGTGCCTGTGAAAAAAGAACAATATCACACTCAGATTTTTGTGGGCATCTTGTTCGGGAATTAGATAGAATTCAAGGAGTTCAGTGAAAACATAAAATAGATTTAAGgacttcaaataaataaataaataagagaagtAGAGGGTGGGGGGGCTCCAATGTTTTCACAGTTTCTGTTTGTTCATTTTTAGCTCTAAAGCAATTTTGTCTGTAGATTCAGAAACATAAAATCCCAGTACACTTCCAAAGACCCAAAACAAAACTCCAAAAAGGAAAGTTGATGGTAAGGATTTGAGAGCAAAAGgagctaaaaaaagaaaaagcttgaAACATTAAAAGATCTTAGCCGTGAAGCTACCATGTCTCTTCGATATTCTGCGcaagaaaaactaattaaactagCTAGAATGATCATAGAAACAACCGAGTTTCTCGTTGTTTCTCAATACACAGAAAAAGAACTCACCAAAAAATGTCTTAGAGAGGACTTC includes:
- the LOC118053199 gene encoding probable galactinol--sucrose galactosyltransferase 2; amino-acid sequence: MTVTPMISINDGNLVVHGKTILTGVPDNIVLTPGSGVGLVAGAFIGATASHNKSLHVFPVGGLEDLRFMCCFRFKLWWMTQRMGKCGKDIPLETQFMLVESKGGGEEVDQDDAQTIYTVFLPLLEGQFRAVLQGNDRNEMEICLESGDSAVETNQGLHLVYMHAGTNPFEVINQAVKAVEKHLQTFLHREKKRMPSFLDWFGWCTWDAFYTDVTAEGVEEGLKSLSEGGTPPRFLIIDDGWQQIENKAKEDANAVVQEGAQFASRLTGIKENSKFQKNGEKNEQAVGLKLVVDNAKQQHNVKYVYAWHALAGYWGGVKPAAAGMEHYDTALAYPVQSPGVLGNQPDIVMDSLAVHGLGLVHPKKVFNFYNELHAYLASCGVDGVKVDVQNIIETLGAGHGGRVSLTRSYQQALEASIARNFPDNGCISCMCHNTDGIYSTKQTAVVRASDDFYPRDPASHTIHISSVAYNTLFLGEFMQPDWDMFHSLHPAADYHGAARAIGGCAIYVSDKPGHHNFDLLRKLVLPDGSVLRAQLPGRPTRDSLFVDPARDGMSLLKVWNVNKCTGVVGVFNCQGAGWCKIEKKTRIHDTTPGTLTASVRASDVDCIAQVAGANWDGETVVYAYKSGELVRLPKGASMPVTLKVLEYELFHFCPINEITSNISFAPIGLLDMFNTGAAVEQVEIQMASDKSPEHFDGVVSSELTTSLSESRSPTATIALKVRGCGRFGAYSSQRPLKCTVGNVFTDFNYDSATGLVTLTLPVPVEEMYRWPVEIQV